The Sinomonas sp. P10A9 genome includes a window with the following:
- a CDS encoding alkaline phosphatase family protein, producing MTFSRRSFLSAASLAAVGAAALPGTAPSPVRSVAQAALPSPEASGIDHIIVVMMENRSFDHFLGWLPGANGKQAGLSYIDRYGVPHATHHLTDYQGCSHPDPDHSYEGGRIQFNNGKCDGWLRSGDNDDFAVGYYTSADLAFWAQAAPGWTVCDNYYAAVMAETYPNRFYQHAAQTDRIHNSSVNATMPTIWDSLAKAGVSGKYYYSDVPFLALWGTKYLPISAPYATFLSDCAAGTLPAVSFVDPRFLEEGTGTSGDDHPHADVRSGELFLNEVYSAVTKSPQWSRTLLVVNFDEWGGFYDHVAPTTAPDVSPTTALRGFRVPALAVSPYARRGAIASGTYDHTSVLKAIEWRWNLPALTPRDANAANIAEVLDLRSAPNLSAPTYLVPPFVAGTPCTPLPGGDPEDEWHPLKARAIAEGWKLA from the coding sequence GTGACCTTCTCCCGCCGCAGTTTCCTCTCAGCCGCCTCCCTCGCGGCAGTCGGCGCGGCAGCCCTTCCCGGCACCGCGCCGTCGCCCGTCCGCAGCGTCGCCCAAGCGGCCTTGCCCAGCCCCGAAGCCTCGGGAATCGACCACATCATCGTGGTGATGATGGAGAACCGCTCCTTTGACCACTTCCTCGGCTGGCTGCCCGGCGCCAACGGGAAGCAAGCCGGTCTGAGCTATATCGACCGATACGGGGTCCCCCACGCGACGCACCACCTCACCGACTACCAGGGCTGCAGCCACCCCGACCCCGACCACTCGTACGAGGGTGGACGCATCCAGTTCAACAACGGCAAGTGCGACGGCTGGCTCCGCTCCGGAGACAACGACGACTTCGCCGTCGGCTACTACACGTCGGCCGACCTCGCGTTCTGGGCGCAGGCCGCGCCGGGCTGGACGGTGTGCGACAACTACTACGCGGCCGTCATGGCGGAGACCTACCCGAATCGCTTCTACCAGCACGCCGCGCAGACGGACCGGATCCACAACTCAAGCGTCAACGCAACCATGCCGACCATCTGGGACAGCCTCGCCAAGGCGGGGGTCAGCGGGAAGTACTACTACTCCGACGTCCCCTTCCTCGCTCTGTGGGGCACCAAGTACCTGCCCATCTCGGCTCCGTACGCGACATTCCTGAGCGACTGCGCGGCCGGGACCCTCCCCGCCGTGAGCTTTGTGGACCCGCGCTTCCTGGAGGAGGGCACCGGCACGTCCGGCGACGACCATCCGCACGCCGACGTCCGCTCGGGCGAGCTGTTCCTCAACGAGGTCTACAGTGCGGTCACGAAGTCGCCGCAGTGGTCCCGCACGCTTCTCGTCGTGAACTTCGACGAGTGGGGAGGCTTCTACGACCACGTCGCGCCGACCACAGCCCCCGACGTGAGCCCGACGACGGCCCTGCGCGGCTTCCGCGTCCCGGCGCTCGCGGTCTCCCCCTATGCGCGCCGTGGGGCAATCGCCTCCGGAACCTACGACCACACGTCCGTGCTCAAGGCCATCGAGTGGCGCTGGAATCTCCCGGCACTCACCCCGCGCGACGCCAACGCCGCGAACATCGCCGAGGTCCTCGACTTGCGGAGCGCTCCCAACCTCAGCGCGCCCACCTACCTCGTTCCGCCGTTCGTGGCCGGCACACCGTGCACGCCGCTGCCCGGCGGCGACCCAGAAGACGAGTGGCACCCCCTCAAGGCCCGCGCCATCGCGGAAGGATGGAAGCTCGCATGA
- a CDS encoding alkaline phosphatase family protein, translating into MTRSRLATGVLASAARRRPLAVVLAALAVLALAAVALVRGGADQPAAADDANPRYLPPSAHVFVINLENKGYDETWGPASKAPYLSQTLRGQGVLLNTYYGIGHNSLDNYIAEVSGQGPNGQTQADCQTYSPFIQTGTAAQGQAVGSGCVYPSGVPTLAGQLTQAGKTWKGYMEDMGTPCRHPQLGAVDDTQRARVGDQYAARHNPFVYFAGITGSPDCAANDVDLSALSGDVSSPSTTPTVSFITPNLCHDGHDSPCVDGEPGGLVSADAWLKQWVPVITGSPAFKQDGVLVITFDESDGPQQDASACCGEGPGPNAPLPGITGMGGGRVGALVLSPFTAGGTWSTTSYNHYSLLASIEDLYGLPFLGYAGAPGLNRFGLDVYNKGV; encoded by the coding sequence ATGACCCGCTCTCGACTTGCCACGGGCGTACTTGCCTCTGCCGCACGACGCCGGCCACTCGCCGTCGTCCTCGCTGCCCTCGCTGTGCTTGCGCTCGCCGCAGTCGCACTCGTGCGCGGCGGGGCGGACCAGCCCGCTGCCGCGGACGACGCGAACCCGCGCTACCTCCCGCCCAGTGCACACGTCTTCGTCATCAACCTCGAGAACAAGGGCTACGACGAGACGTGGGGCCCGGCGTCGAAGGCGCCGTACCTCTCGCAGACGCTGCGCGGCCAGGGTGTGCTGCTCAACACCTACTACGGGATCGGGCACAACTCCCTCGACAACTACATCGCTGAGGTCTCGGGCCAGGGGCCGAACGGCCAGACCCAGGCCGACTGCCAGACCTACAGCCCGTTCATCCAGACAGGAACGGCCGCGCAGGGGCAGGCCGTGGGCAGCGGCTGCGTGTACCCCTCCGGCGTGCCGACCCTGGCGGGCCAGCTCACCCAGGCCGGGAAGACGTGGAAGGGCTACATGGAGGACATGGGCACGCCCTGCCGCCATCCGCAGCTCGGGGCCGTCGATGACACCCAGAGGGCCCGCGTGGGCGACCAGTACGCCGCTCGACACAATCCCTTCGTGTACTTCGCGGGGATCACGGGCTCTCCGGACTGCGCCGCGAACGACGTCGACCTGTCCGCACTGAGCGGCGACGTCTCCTCTCCATCGACCACCCCCACGGTCTCCTTCATCACGCCGAACCTGTGCCACGACGGCCACGACTCCCCCTGCGTCGACGGCGAGCCAGGTGGCCTCGTGTCCGCGGACGCGTGGCTCAAGCAGTGGGTCCCAGTGATCACGGGCTCGCCGGCGTTCAAGCAGGACGGCGTCCTCGTGATCACGTTCGACGAGTCGGACGGTCCCCAGCAGGACGCTAGCGCGTGCTGCGGTGAAGGGCCGGGACCGAACGCCCCGCTGCCCGGCATCACGGGAATGGGCGGCGGCCGCGTCGGCGCGCTTGTGCTCTCCCCGTTCACCGCGGGCGGCACGTGGTCCACGACCTCGTACAACCACTACAGCCTGCTCGCCAGCATCGAGGACCTCTACGGCCTGCCGTTCCTCGGCTACGCAGGCGCTCCGGGGCTCAACCGGTTCGGGCTGGATGTGTACAACAAGGGCGTCTGA
- a CDS encoding DUF6314 family protein, which translates to MPDLRAYLAGSWTVERVMLDRATGTRGSFSGTATFSPLPDPAHDGALLQREDGTVRWGSHEGHAEREYVWRPAASPGAMDVHFPDGRPFHTVDLTGAAADGAHWCSPDDYRVHYDAVGPNELHYTWDVKGPAKDLLLESVLRRAQP; encoded by the coding sequence GTGCCTGATCTGCGCGCGTACCTCGCCGGCTCCTGGACCGTCGAGCGGGTCATGCTGGACCGTGCCACAGGCACGCGCGGCAGCTTCAGCGGCACCGCCACCTTCTCGCCCCTCCCGGACCCCGCGCACGACGGCGCCCTCCTCCAGCGCGAGGACGGCACCGTGCGCTGGGGCTCGCACGAGGGCCACGCCGAGCGCGAATACGTGTGGCGGCCCGCCGCCTCGCCGGGCGCCATGGACGTGCACTTCCCCGACGGCCGCCCCTTCCACACCGTCGACCTGACCGGCGCAGCCGCGGACGGCGCCCACTGGTGCTCGCCGGACGACTACCGCGTCCACTACGACGCCGTCGGACCCAACGAGCTGCACTACACGTGGGACGTGAAGGGCCCGGCGAAGGACCTGCTCCTCGAGAGCGTCCTGCGCCGGGCCCAGCCCTGA
- a CDS encoding inositol monophosphatase family protein, whose product MAETSNSLRALPDLDPALSDADLAAALVRAAGNLALAMRSEGLDAERKTSVSDIVTAADKAAEAYVLAQLSRCRPDDGVFGEEGTDVPSASGRTWVIDPVDGTYNFFAGSTYWCSALALRGPAASSDADPESLLGAIYQPQEDKLWLGGPGTPSMLNGSPLEGPADAPLGMLGTATSIQPRWLEQPYSAMPWHAAAVQAASIRILGSGSCDLARVAEGEIGAWFQHSCPQWDWLPGKAIVTAAGGTTATVEVNGLTWFAAGGTTAVGEIVDALASARLV is encoded by the coding sequence GTGGCTGAGACCAGTAATTCCCTGCGCGCCCTTCCCGACCTCGACCCCGCACTCTCTGACGCCGATCTGGCCGCGGCGCTCGTGCGCGCGGCCGGGAACCTCGCGCTAGCCATGCGCAGCGAGGGACTCGACGCCGAGCGCAAGACGTCCGTCTCCGACATTGTGACCGCCGCGGACAAGGCCGCCGAGGCGTACGTCCTCGCCCAGCTGAGCCGCTGTAGGCCCGATGACGGAGTGTTCGGCGAGGAGGGCACCGACGTGCCATCCGCGTCGGGCAGGACCTGGGTCATCGATCCCGTGGACGGCACGTACAACTTCTTCGCTGGTTCGACCTACTGGTGCTCGGCCCTCGCGCTGCGCGGCCCAGCCGCCAGCTCGGACGCCGATCCCGAGTCGCTCCTCGGCGCGATCTACCAGCCGCAGGAGGACAAGCTCTGGCTCGGCGGCCCGGGCACGCCTTCGATGCTCAATGGCAGCCCGCTCGAAGGCCCAGCCGACGCGCCTCTCGGCATGCTCGGCACCGCGACGTCGATCCAGCCGCGTTGGCTGGAACAGCCGTACTCGGCGATGCCGTGGCATGCGGCCGCGGTCCAGGCCGCGTCGATCCGTATCCTCGGCTCAGGCTCGTGCGATCTCGCCCGCGTGGCCGAGGGCGAGATCGGCGCATGGTTCCAGCACTCGTGCCCTCAGTGGGACTGGCTCCCCGGCAAGGCGATCGTCACCGCGGCCGGCGGAACCACTGCCACCGTCGAGGTCAACGGCCTCACCTGGTTCGCTGCAGGAGGCACGACGGCGGTCGGCGAGATCGTCGACGCCCTCGCCTCTGCGCGCTTGGTCTAG
- a CDS encoding DUF892 family protein: MFEYFSEAHELFVYRLGIARGTSRRAIVTLGTLEQESQRREVSALMLDLSEEARLHAAVLEDCFAELKRNVGVPPGHTAEGLDREAHAVLRKTADGIKDLAVLPLALEVLYEAIAMYEPLTVYAREWISVHLAEQLEKCLVEQLASRNRILELMREVFASAETVEARPQ; this comes from the coding sequence ATGTTCGAGTACTTCTCCGAGGCGCATGAACTGTTCGTGTACCGCCTCGGAATTGCCCGCGGGACGAGCCGCCGCGCGATTGTGACACTTGGGACCCTTGAGCAGGAGTCCCAGCGACGTGAGGTGAGCGCGCTCATGCTCGACCTCAGCGAGGAGGCGCGCCTGCATGCAGCAGTCCTCGAGGACTGCTTCGCCGAGCTCAAGCGCAACGTGGGCGTCCCGCCGGGGCACACTGCGGAGGGGCTCGACAGGGAGGCGCACGCCGTGCTCCGCAAGACCGCCGACGGCATCAAGGACCTCGCCGTCCTACCGCTGGCCCTCGAGGTCCTCTATGAGGCCATCGCGATGTATGAGCCGCTCACTGTCTACGCACGCGAGTGGATCAGCGTGCACCTCGCCGAACAGCTCGAGAAGTGCCTCGTGGAGCAGCTTGCCTCACGCAACCGGATTCTGGAGCTCATGCGTGAGGTCTTCGCGAGCGCTGAGACGGTCGAAGCCAGACCTCAGTGA
- a CDS encoding HNH endonuclease yields MGVGIEKHIHDPFILGRAASTLPTHPSRALGRALSDSGPSITRDHELGWEYQFEYRPYYSNETVRVSVLDCFVPDVVLGVDLVEAPSQPSDALSSALDPCIADLNIFAPRSGGALRGRLWAKEPSLLSLEEAAALVAEAPRVIAWVSAIQAGAIERVREGIAQAPLDSRDGQPERLSGEVAHALAVTEIATLQETSEATAARLMNLAHELSTTHVAVMEAIESGDITEAHARAIVDQAASLPEEVREAYGIAVLKACRTRTGRLRTPAEFRRAARDLREKMHPESIQTRRRAAAQERGVWQRPEEDGMVTLTALMPAETGMALYRRIDSLARAQHRTPDEHRTLSQLRADALTHLGLNGVRQAPDATAAGSRTQEDPRAAAHPRMDTGLKEPTHPDVIAAQDVIAASAGGDDIVGGTANAVAASRAGGTAQMENFAIPEEFAGSVKAAIVVHLPAAVLLGSATGNGYLDGYGIIDADAARQLAAAAPNWHRLYTDTDGTPLRLGRTAYRPPEAMRRFLRYRDGTCAFPGCNQPAESSELDHTHEWQDGGGTDADNLAHLCRKHHALKSLALVQARQTAAARAPEGQYAEPTGMIVWTTMLSYAQTTTPSDRDRLLGYIDDSPPRAQYPSAGSSSFTSAEPEAPGAQRATDLERETPSTALRGLVDLGQDPRDDPEQDARKDRGQDAQDRGQDAQDRGQDARDQSEQPPPF; encoded by the coding sequence GTGGGCGTAGGGATCGAAAAGCATATCCATGATCCTTTCATTTTAGGCCGGGCCGCCAGCACTCTGCCGACGCACCCATCGCGCGCACTGGGCCGTGCGCTGTCCGACTCGGGACCTTCCATCACCCGCGACCATGAACTAGGATGGGAATACCAGTTCGAATATCGCCCATATTATTCGAACGAAACCGTTCGAGTCTCGGTACTCGACTGCTTCGTACCGGACGTTGTCTTGGGGGTGGATCTCGTGGAAGCACCATCGCAGCCGTCCGATGCCCTCTCGTCCGCGCTCGACCCGTGCATCGCCGACCTGAACATCTTCGCGCCACGGTCTGGCGGCGCGCTCAGAGGAAGGCTCTGGGCCAAGGAACCGTCGCTCCTGTCGCTCGAGGAGGCCGCAGCGCTCGTTGCAGAGGCGCCACGCGTGATCGCCTGGGTCTCGGCGATCCAGGCGGGTGCCATCGAGCGGGTGCGCGAGGGGATCGCACAGGCGCCCTTGGATTCCCGGGACGGGCAGCCTGAGCGCCTCTCCGGAGAGGTGGCCCATGCTCTCGCGGTAACCGAGATCGCCACGCTTCAGGAAACATCCGAGGCCACGGCCGCGCGCCTCATGAATCTGGCACACGAACTCAGTACCACCCACGTTGCGGTGATGGAAGCCATCGAGTCCGGTGACATCACAGAAGCGCATGCGCGTGCCATCGTCGATCAGGCGGCCTCGCTTCCGGAGGAGGTCAGGGAGGCGTACGGCATCGCCGTGCTCAAGGCATGCCGAACCCGCACGGGACGCCTCCGGACGCCGGCAGAGTTCCGGCGGGCCGCCCGGGACCTCCGTGAGAAGATGCACCCAGAGTCGATCCAGACCCGCCGCAGAGCTGCGGCGCAGGAACGCGGGGTGTGGCAACGTCCCGAGGAAGACGGAATGGTCACGCTGACCGCACTCATGCCTGCCGAGACCGGGATGGCCCTGTACCGTCGCATCGATTCGCTCGCCCGTGCCCAACACCGCACACCCGATGAGCACCGCACCCTGTCTCAGCTGCGGGCCGATGCCCTGACGCACCTCGGCCTCAACGGGGTGCGCCAGGCACCCGACGCCACTGCAGCGGGGTCGCGCACTCAGGAGGACCCGCGCGCGGCGGCTCACCCCCGCATGGATACAGGCCTCAAGGAGCCGACCCATCCGGACGTCATCGCCGCGCAGGACGTCATCGCCGCGTCCGCCGGCGGTGACGACATCGTCGGCGGCACGGCCAACGCCGTGGCTGCTTCGCGCGCAGGGGGCACAGCCCAGATGGAGAATTTCGCGATTCCGGAGGAATTCGCTGGCTCCGTGAAGGCGGCGATCGTTGTGCACTTGCCCGCGGCGGTGCTCCTCGGGTCCGCCACCGGCAACGGCTATCTCGACGGCTATGGAATCATCGACGCGGACGCGGCCCGCCAACTCGCGGCCGCCGCGCCGAATTGGCATCGGCTGTACACGGACACCGACGGGACGCCGCTTCGACTCGGCCGGACGGCGTACCGGCCTCCGGAAGCCATGCGCCGGTTCCTGCGCTACCGCGACGGCACGTGCGCATTCCCAGGCTGCAACCAGCCCGCCGAATCCTCGGAGCTGGACCACACTCACGAGTGGCAGGACGGAGGGGGAACCGACGCCGACAACCTGGCTCACCTGTGCCGAAAGCACCACGCCCTCAAGTCGCTCGCCCTGGTCCAGGCGCGCCAGACAGCAGCAGCCAGAGCCCCCGAAGGCCAGTACGCCGAGCCGACGGGAATGATCGTCTGGACAACCATGCTCTCTTACGCCCAGACCACCACCCCGTCGGATCGCGACAGGCTCCTTGGCTACATCGACGACTCTCCACCGCGCGCGCAATACCCCTCGGCGGGATCCTCATCCTTCACGTCTGCCGAACCTGAAGCACCGGGTGCGCAGCGCGCCACTGATCTGGAGCGCGAAACACCGTCGACGGCGCTCCGTGGCCTCGTCGATCTTGGGCAGGACCCGCGAGACGATCCGGAGCAGGATGCGCGGAAGGATCGTGGGCAGGACGCGCAGGATCGTGGGCAGGACGCGCAGGATCGTGGGCAGGACGCGCGGGATCAATCCGAACAGCCGCCGCCGTTCTGA
- the pcrA gene encoding DNA helicase PcrA, which yields MDMLFDPYAHLPKSGLPGGAEEPDRDELPPPPEEEYAPEDLPASWLPASDPADDARREAEAQAAHLLEGLNPEQLEAVTHGGAPLLIVAGAGSGKTRVLSHRIAYLIATHRAHHGEILAITFTNKAAAEMRERIEALVGERAKRMWISTFHSSCVRILRREASSVGLNSNFSIYDSADSLRLITLVHKGLELDPKKVPPKAVQHKISSLKNELIDADDFAARANLKDPFEAGVSEVYKGYTQRLRQANAMDFDDLIAETVYMFRAFPALAETYRRRFRHVLVDEYQDTNHAQYSLVREIVGEGPESSELTVVGDSDQSIYAFRGADIRNIVEFEKDYPNARTIKLEQNYRSTQTILSAANAVISRNPNRPEKRLWTAEGDGEKIIGYAAENEHEEARFIAGEIDRLTDSGEFRPGDVAVFYRTNAQSRSLEEILMRVGLPYKVVGGTRFYERKEIKDALAYLRVLVNPDDDVNLRRVLNEPKRGIGERAEGTIAALAERDRTSFMAAMRRADEAPGIATRSLNSVKGFVKLLDDLAGVAEGSGAAESLEAVLEQTGYLAGLRSSTDPQDESRVENLAELVAVVREYERENPEGTLQTFLEQVSLVADADQIPDAPEGASQAEVDAAVAEAKQQGVVTLMTLHTAKGLEFPVVFLTGMEHGVFPHRRSATDPEELAEERRLAYVGLTRARKRLYLTRSEVRSLWGQSEYYPASQFIGEVPAELIDWKREGTKRPPAVGTAGDGTNSRYDRVGSRFGGSSWGAGTSRNTSFSSISPASSAPSAAEKKGRVQPQKEVISVVVGDKVNHTAFGNGTVIGVEGAGDKTVAKVSFDIGEKRLLLRYAPLTKVS from the coding sequence ATGGATATGCTTTTCGATCCCTACGCCCACCTGCCCAAGTCCGGCCTGCCCGGCGGGGCGGAGGAACCGGATCGTGACGAGCTTCCACCCCCGCCCGAGGAGGAGTACGCCCCGGAAGACCTTCCCGCGAGTTGGCTCCCGGCATCGGATCCCGCCGACGACGCGCGGCGCGAGGCCGAGGCCCAGGCTGCGCACCTCCTCGAGGGCCTCAACCCGGAGCAGCTCGAAGCGGTGACCCACGGGGGCGCTCCCTTGCTCATCGTGGCGGGAGCCGGCTCCGGCAAGACGCGGGTTCTCTCGCACCGCATCGCCTACCTCATCGCAACCCACCGTGCCCACCACGGCGAAATCCTCGCGATCACGTTCACGAACAAAGCCGCGGCCGAGATGCGCGAGCGAATCGAGGCTCTCGTCGGGGAGCGCGCCAAGCGCATGTGGATCTCGACCTTCCACTCTTCGTGCGTGCGGATCCTGCGCCGCGAGGCCTCCTCCGTCGGGCTGAACTCGAACTTCTCGATCTATGACTCAGCGGACTCGCTGCGCCTCATCACGCTCGTCCACAAGGGCCTCGAACTGGACCCGAAGAAAGTGCCCCCCAAAGCCGTCCAGCACAAGATCTCCTCGCTCAAGAACGAGCTCATCGACGCCGACGACTTCGCTGCGCGCGCGAACCTGAAGGATCCATTCGAGGCCGGTGTATCCGAGGTCTACAAGGGCTACACGCAGCGACTGCGCCAGGCGAACGCCATGGACTTCGACGATCTCATCGCCGAGACCGTGTACATGTTCCGGGCCTTTCCTGCACTCGCCGAGACATACCGCCGCCGCTTCCGGCACGTGCTCGTGGACGAGTACCAGGACACGAACCACGCGCAGTACTCACTGGTCCGCGAGATTGTCGGAGAGGGCCCTGAATCGTCGGAGCTGACGGTTGTCGGCGACTCGGACCAGTCGATCTACGCGTTCCGCGGCGCGGACATCCGCAACATCGTGGAGTTCGAGAAGGACTACCCCAACGCGCGGACCATCAAGCTCGAGCAGAACTACCGCTCTACCCAGACGATCCTTTCCGCCGCCAACGCCGTCATCTCACGCAACCCGAACCGGCCCGAGAAGCGCCTCTGGACGGCGGAGGGCGACGGCGAGAAAATTATCGGCTACGCGGCCGAGAACGAGCACGAGGAAGCCCGATTCATTGCGGGCGAGATCGACCGCCTGACGGACTCGGGGGAGTTCCGCCCGGGCGACGTCGCGGTGTTCTACCGCACCAACGCCCAGTCCCGCAGCCTCGAGGAGATCCTCATGCGCGTGGGCCTGCCGTACAAGGTGGTTGGTGGGACGCGCTTCTACGAACGCAAGGAGATCAAGGACGCCCTCGCGTATCTCCGGGTTCTCGTGAACCCGGACGACGACGTCAATCTCCGCCGCGTCCTCAACGAGCCCAAGCGTGGAATCGGCGAGCGGGCCGAGGGCACGATTGCGGCGCTGGCCGAGCGGGACAGGACCTCATTCATGGCCGCCATGCGCCGCGCCGACGAGGCACCCGGTATTGCCACGCGCTCACTCAACTCCGTCAAGGGGTTCGTCAAGCTGCTCGACGACCTCGCGGGGGTGGCCGAGGGCTCGGGCGCCGCCGAATCTCTCGAAGCAGTACTCGAACAGACCGGGTACCTCGCGGGCCTGAGGAGCTCTACGGACCCCCAGGACGAGTCGCGCGTCGAAAACCTGGCCGAGCTGGTCGCCGTCGTGCGCGAATACGAGAGGGAGAATCCCGAGGGGACCCTCCAGACGTTCCTGGAGCAGGTCTCCCTTGTCGCGGATGCGGACCAGATTCCGGACGCGCCTGAGGGTGCGTCTCAGGCGGAGGTGGACGCGGCCGTGGCCGAGGCGAAGCAGCAGGGCGTCGTGACGCTCATGACGTTGCACACCGCCAAGGGCCTCGAGTTTCCCGTCGTGTTCCTCACCGGCATGGAGCACGGCGTGTTCCCGCACCGACGGTCGGCGACGGACCCGGAGGAACTAGCGGAAGAGCGGCGGCTCGCCTACGTCGGGCTCACGCGGGCCCGCAAGCGCCTCTACCTCACCCGCTCCGAAGTGCGCAGCCTCTGGGGGCAGAGCGAGTACTACCCCGCCAGCCAGTTCATCGGCGAGGTCCCGGCCGAGCTCATCGACTGGAAACGCGAGGGTACCAAGCGGCCACCCGCCGTCGGGACTGCCGGAGACGGCACAAACAGCCGCTACGACCGCGTCGGGTCGCGGTTCGGAGGATCCTCGTGGGGGGCCGGGACGAGCCGGAACACGAGCTTCTCCTCGATCTCTCCTGCGTCGTCCGCCCCCTCCGCGGCCGAGAAGAAGGGCCGCGTTCAGCCGCAGAAGGAGGTCATCTCCGTGGTGGTGGGGGACAAAGTCAACCACACGGCGTTCGGCAACGGGACCGTGATCGGGGTCGAGGGCGCCGGGGACAAGACGGTTGCAAAGGTGAGCTTCGACATCGGCGAGAAGCGGCTCCTCCTGCGGTACGCGCCCCTGACCAAGGTGAGCTGA